From a region of the Uloborus diversus isolate 005 unplaced genomic scaffold, Udiv.v.3.1 scaffold_1279, whole genome shotgun sequence genome:
- the LOC129232566 gene encoding uncharacterized protein LOC129232566 produces the protein MPDTPEQNQVPGMEQNPILPNPNKIAGYQNLVTIFDGEIFTNVEYFVKNLEDIGKIARWNDSELIAVLKSKLKGPALQFFMNDPELINEELFSNIKEKFIKFFENRTTLSHRQQQFSNCRQNPGESVRNFSSRVSNLTVNYFGLQNSSKEDAGPIVNQTKLAKFLEGLQTPLKRLALNRNPSTFEEAVENALLDEINMQFTDDTGNCNNCAIEPQSAIQNKLTEILDKQAEISNHMISTLTNHIQKMSIQEQSPPPRYPSPRNHQRNYLRHQSCIHCGRDNHPSRSCWFQPNQTYSNNYRYNRSR, from the coding sequence ATGCCAGACACGCCAGAACAGAACCAGGTTCCCGGAATGGAACAAAACCCTATTCTACCTAATCCAAATAAGATAGCCGGATATCaaaatttagtaactattttTGACGGAGAAATTTTTACTAATGTGGAGTATTTTGTCAAAAACTTAGAGGATATTGGGAAAATTGCACGATGGAATGATTCTGAACTTATCGcagttttgaaaagtaaattaaagGGTCCAGCTTTACAGTTTTTCATGAACGATCCAGAATTAATTAATGAGGAgctattttcaaacattaaagagaagtttattaaatttttcgaaaatagaaCGACCTTAAGTCATAGGCAGCAACAGTTCTCCAACTGTCGCCAAAATCCCGGCGAGTCGGTGCGAAATTTTTCTTCGAGGGTCTCAAACTTAACGGTGAATTATTTTGGCCTTCAAAATTCTAGCAAAGAAGACGCAGGACCAATTGTAAATCAGAcaaaactagcaaaatttctaGAGGGATTACAAACCCCTCTTAAACGGTTGGCGCTCAACAGAAATCCATCCACATTTGAGGAAGCAGTTGAAAATGCTCTCTTGGATGAAATAAATATGCAGTTCACTGATGATACAGGAAACTGTAATAATTGTGCAATAGAACCCCAAAGTGCAATCCAAAATAAGCTAACAGAAATCCTTGATAAGCAAGCAGAAATTTCAAATCATATGATTAGTACACTAACAAACCACATACAAAAAATGAGCATACAGGAGCAATCGCCTCCTCCCCGTTACCCAAGCCCGCGTAACCATCAGAGAAATTATCTGAGACATCAGTCATGCATTCACTGCGGCCGCGATAACCACCCATCGCGTTCTTGCTGGTTTCAGCCTAATCAAACATACTCAAATAATTATCGCTACAATCGCTCGCGA